One segment of Lytechinus variegatus isolate NC3 chromosome 13, Lvar_3.0, whole genome shotgun sequence DNA contains the following:
- the LOC121426631 gene encoding cyclin-dependent kinase 12-like, whose translation MPSSHKNRGGSPSYYHEHRDSPSKRKHSKSSKSGRHKSKRSRDKVKEQVVKPLVEYDDISSEDYSLSPVPSPPPQKSRPSPDPPKKRRHVSPATAIKNYATQQGRDSPHSSNSRSSSSRRPPSPEPYPVSQKSYSSSRHGRSNEASRPRAYQSSPPPPTRYHSPPPRYSASPKRSKQSKSKQKYRKSPMRSRKNRSPSPDYYQMSRQSNKSRSRSPSYSKSKTKSRKKHQKVSRSPSGSPYRRPKHTPSRSPSPPPYRSKKRARSPSLDFPATKYHSSIGGEVLKYRKKNIQAVKTKEVKQEKEPSPEPMPEPVKVKMPKPESPMIFTIKNDLKEKETASPQRTVVELPDRGLVIKKEIKPVVPSPVPAPEPEPKRSSPPPRQAPAKPPLPLPPTIDAVDSPMRVVKDKGDVAERMRNLSRDRARSRTSISDLPLPPMAPTPEESPVDTPSPQTQPRSKTKEKEAKESKVDLGKREMIRQRRAKLAGSSLDWGERCVDVFEIINQIGEGTYGQVYKARDKDTGELVALKKVRTDNEKEGFPITAVREIKILRQLNHDSVVRLHEIVTDKQDALDFKKDKGAFYLVFEYMDHDLMGLLESGLVNFSEEHVRSFMKQLLDGLNYCHKRNFLHRDIKCSNILLNNKGHIKLADFGLARLYHADDKTRPYTNKVITLWYRPPELLLGEERYGPAVDVWSCGCILGELFTQRPIFQANQELAQLELISRICGTPTPAVWPEVIRLPLFNTMKPKKMYNRRLREEFSLLPKDALDLLDGMLTLDPDKRTTAEDALNCIWLQAINPGKLTQPDLPHWQDCHELWSKRRRRQERQQQQQAAAQNRAGNGTEQSHSKSSRKEPLPPAVTEEEATHIPGLGSEESGSSKRGSRAPSRSNTPQASKESKDPSGDGGKGSGEKKLAKLINLLQAQPQLDVNKLAETLNVQVDASTIKLLENLNMQLLIAAHATKQKSKEDEAKPAPLPNKEVTTDLLVKALEGSKGTGGALEQVFGTSSSEQKKHAKEIATSLAQYVSALFGKPVNPSKGASDPAPSSVTSQGKGYGNAQQSTSIITPPSDSRSSFADNYGNSQGGESSSMSYSRENSRPDFGVSDDSQQSWKPPTPLGPPPESPEAEEQEQQHAEDTNLVTPGVKAALMQMIAQQGLSELGIDQQPVDPNLPPPPEPALPPPDSAPQDPFLPHSKPIFPSGQYCKDDPSKASGSGDRGNLFPAGKNKGKTWGPLPFNRGGGRGGFKGSHRGNKKGPVGPGTGWS comes from the exons ATGCCAAGCAGTCATAAGAATCGGGGTGGAAGCCCCAGTTATTATCATGAACACAGAGATAGCCCTAGCAAGAGGAAACATAGCAAGTCCTCAAAGTCTGGACGACACAAAAGTAAACGCTCGCGGGACAAGGTCAAGGAACAAGTTGTTAAACCTTTGGTAGAGTATGACGATATTAGTAGTGAGGACTATTCTTTAAGCCCCGTACCTTCTCCGCCACCGCAGAAGAGTAGACCGTCCCCTGACCCTCCGAAGAAACGGAGACATGTGTCCCCAGCAACGGCGATTAAAAATTATGCGACTCAACAAGGGAGGGATTCTCCGCATTCTTCAAACTCTAGGAGTTCTTCCTCAAGAAGGCCGCCCTCCCCTGAACCTTACCCTGTGTCGCAAAAGAGTTACTCATCTTCCAGACATGGAAGATCCAATGAAGCCTCTAGGCCAAGGGCTTATCAAAGCTCTCCCCCTCCTCCAACCAGATACCACAGTCCACCACCCAGGTACTCGGCATCTCCAAAGCGATCTAAACAATCAAAGAGTAAGCAAAAGTATAGGAAATCGCCTATGAGAAGCAGGAAGAACAGAAGTCCAAGTCCGGACTATTACCAGATGTCCAGGCAAAGCAACAAGTCAAGAAGTAGAAGTCCCTCCTACAG CAAATCTAAAACTAAAAGCAGGAAGAAGCATCAGAAGGTATCCCGGTCTCCCAGTGGCAGTCCTTACCGAAGACCTAAACACACTCCGTCCAGATCCCCTTCACCTCCGCCTTATCGTAGCAAGAAACGGGCACGGAGCCCTTCACTTGATTTTCCTGCTACCAAGTATCATTCTTCCATTGGAGGAGAAGTCCTCAAGTACAGGAAGAAAAATATTCAGGCTGTGAAGACCAAGGAAGTCAAACAGGAGAAGGAACCTTCTCCAGAACCAATGCCAGAACCTGTCAAGGTCAAAATGCCAAAGCCAGAAAGCCCAatgatttttacaattaaaaatGACCTGAAGGAGAAGGAAACTGCCTCACCTCAGCGGACAGTTGTGGAATTGCCAGATAGAGGCCTTgttataaagaaagaaataaaaccaGTTGTGCCGTCTCCTGTCCCAGCACCTGAACCTGAACCAAAAAGATCCTCTCCTCCCCCAAGGCAAGCTCCAGCAAAACCACCTTTGCCCCTCCCGCCTACGATAGATGCAGTGGACAGTCCTATGAGAGTGGTGAAAGATAAAGGTGATGTTGCAGAGCGGATGCGAAATCTATCCAGGGATCGAGCAAGATCAAGGACATCAATATCAGATCTTCCACTCCCTCCGATGGCTCCAACTCCTGAAGAATCGCCAGTGGACACTCCATCACCTCAGACGCAGCCACGGTCAAAGACCAAGGAGAAGGAGGCGAAAGAATCTAAGGTTGACCTTGGGAAGCGGGAGATGATCAGACAGCGGAGGGCAAAGTTAGCTGGAAGCTCCTTGGATTGGGGAGAGAGGTGTGTTGATGTCTTCGAGATCATCAACCAGATTGGAGAAGGAACCTATGGCCAAGTGTATAAGGCTCGGGACAAAGATACAG GTGAACTGGTAGCTTTGAAAAAGGTGAGGACagacaatgagaaagagggcTTTCCAATCACAGCCGTCAGAGAGATTAAGATCCTGAGGCAGTTGAACCATGACAGTGTAGTCAGGCTCCATGAAATTGTCACGGATAAACAGGATGCACTTGACTTTAAAAAGGACAAAG GAGCCTTCTACCTGGTATTTGAGTACATGGACCATGATCTGATGGGACTACTAGAATCAGGACTTGTGAACTTCAGCGAGGAACATGTCCGTAGCTTCATGAAGCAACTTCTTGATGGCCTGAACTACTGTCACAAGAGGAACTTCCTGCACAGAGATATTAAATGTTCTAATATCTTACTGAATAACAAG GGCCATATCAAGCTGGCTGACTTTGGTTTAGCAAGATTGTACCATGCTGATGACAAGACCAGGCCTTACACCAACAAAGTCATCACCCTCTGGTACCGGCCACCAGAACTCCTGCTCGGAGAAGAGCGTTATGGTCCAGCAGTAGATGTCTGGAGCTGCGGCTGTATCCTTGGGGAGCTCTTCACACAAAGACCCATTTTCCAGGCCAACCAGGAGTTGGCCCAGCTGGAGCTGATCAGCAGGATCTGTGGCACACCTACCCCAGCAGTCTGGCCGGAAGTCATTCGCTTACCCCTCTTCAACACCATGAAGCCCAAGAAGATGTATAACCGTAGGCTCAGAGAAGAATTCTCCTT GTTACCCAAAGATGCCCTTGATCTATTAGATGGAATGTTGACCCTTGACCCTGATAAGAGAACCACTGCTGAAGATGCGCTGAACTGTATCTGGCTGCAGGCTATCAACCCAGGAAAACTGACCCAGCCAGA CTTGCCACATTGGCAGGATTGCCATGAACTGTGGAGTAAGCGCAGACGGCGACAGGAAAGGCAGCAACAGCAGCAGGCAGCTGCTCAGAATCGAGCAGGCAATGGGACGGAGCAAAGCCACTCTAAATCCAGTCGCAAAGAGCCCCTGCCTCCTGCAGTAACCGAGGAAGAAGCTACTCATATACCTGGACTAGGGTCAGAAGAGTCAGGTAGCTCAAAGAGAGGAAGCAGAGCCCCAAGTCGGTCCAACACACCCCAAGCCTCCAAAGAGAGTAAGGATCCTTCGGGAGATGGAGGGAAAGGGTCAGGAGAAAAGAAGCTTGCCAAGTTGATAAACCTGCTACAGGCTCAGCCCCAGCTGGATGTCAACAAACTTGCAGAAACCCTCAATGTGCAAGTTGATGCCTCCACAATCAAGCTCTTGGAGAACCTGAACATGCAGCTTTTAATTGCAGCACATGCAACCAAACAAAAGTCCAAAGAAGATGAGGCGAAGCCAGCACCGTTGCCTAATAAAGAAGTCACTACAGATTTGCTTGTCAAGGCCTTGGAAGGGTCCAAAGGAACAGGTGGTGCCCTGGAGCAGGTGTTTGGGACTTCATCATCGGAGCAGAAAAAGCATGCTAAGGAAATTGCAACCTCTCTTGCCCAATATGTCTCTGCCCTGTTTGGTAAACCAGTCAATCCTTCAAAAGGGGCATCTGACCCAGCCCCCTCTAGTGTCACGAGTCAGGGTAAAGGTTATGGAAATGCCCAACAAAGCACATCAATCATCACTCCACCCTCGGACTCCCGTAGCTCTTTTGCGGACAATTATGGCAATTCTCAGGGAGGAGAATCTTCCAGTATGTCATATTCAAGGGAAAACTCCAGACCAGATTTTGGTGTGTCGGATGACTCGCAACAGAGCTGGAAACCCCCAACTCCTCTGGGGCCACCACCAGAGTCACCAGAAGCGGAAGAGCAGGAGCAGCAACATGCAGAAGATACCAATTTGGTGACTCCCGGTGTAAAGGCTGCCTTGATGCAGATGATTGCTCAGCAGGGTTTATCTGAGCTGGGTATCGATCAGCAGCCTGTGGACCCTAACTTGCCCCCACCGCCAGAACCGGCCCTTCCACCCCCAGACAGTGCACCTCAGGATCCCTTCCTACCTCACTCAAAACCCATCTTTCCCAGTGGACAGTACTGCAAAGATGACCCATCCAAGGCATCAGGAAGTGGAGACAGAGGGAACTTGTTCCCTGCAGGGAAGAACAAGGGTAAAACTTGGGGTCCTCTTCCTTTCAATCGAGGGGGTGGTAGAGGAGGGTTCAAGGGATCACATCGAGGTAATAAGAAGGGTCCAGTAGGGCCAGGGACAGGATGGTCATGA